In the Alligator mississippiensis isolate rAllMis1 chromosome 7, rAllMis1, whole genome shotgun sequence genome, one interval contains:
- the LOC102566035 gene encoding olfactory receptor 13G1: MEANNNTRVSEFILAGLFDYPHLHGLFLGVILCLFMVAIQGNSLIILAIVFHPPLHKPMYFFIANLALLDIFCTSNVLPKMMQNLILGKKTISFNACMAQLFTFLFAGATELVFFTAMAFDRYVAICHPLHYVTIMTKKVCITLAASIWSVGAFNSLVNTLLMLHLDFCGPNIIQHFFCEIPPLLALSCSSTYLNEVMAFMADIFLAMVNVLLITMSYGFINRNILKIQGSEGKQKAFFTCSSHLVAVGLYYSTIIYTYIHPPSSYSLEKDKMVAVLYTLVTPVLNPLIYSLRNKEVKVAFRKILPFCKRN, encoded by the coding sequence ATGGAAGCTAATAACAACACCAGGGTTTCTGAGTTCATCTTGGCGGGGCTCTTTGATTATCCCCACCTCCATGGTCTATTCCTTGGAGTCATTCTGTGCCTCTTCATGGTTGCCATCCAGGGAAATTCCCTAATCATCTTGGCTATTGTCTTCCACCCACCTCTGCACAaacccatgtacttcttcattGCTAACCTGGCTCTACTGGACATTTTTTGTACCTCCAATGTACTTCCCAAAATGATGCAGAACCTGATACTGGGGAAGAAAACAATCTCCTTTAATGCCTGCATGGCCCAGCTCTTTACTTTCTTATTTGCAGGAGCAACAGAGCTTGTTTTCTTCACTGCCATGGCCTTTGATCGGTATGTGGCCATCTGTCATCCTTTACACTATGTAACCATCATGACCAAAAAAGTTTGTATCACATTAGCAGCTAGTATCTGGTCAGTTGGAGCCTTCAATTCTCTAGTGAACACACTGCTCATGCTGCATCTAGATTTCTGTGGGCCCAACATCATCCAGCACTTCTTCTGTGAGATCCCACCTCTGTTGGCATTGTCCTGCAGCTCAACTTACCTCAATGAAGTCATGGCCTTCATGGCCGATATTTTCCTAGCTATGGTGAATGTTTTGTTAATCACCATGTCCTATGGCTTCATCAACAGGAACATCCTGAAAATTCAGGGCTCAGAAGGGAAGCAAAAAGCCTTTTTTACATGTTCCTCGCATCTTGTTGCAGTTGGCCTCTACTACTCCACTATCATCTACACCTACATACATCCACCCTCCAGCTACTCCCTGGAGAAGGACAAGATGGTGGCTGTACTCTATACACTTGTGACTCCTGTGCTGAATCCTCTAATCTACAGCCTGCGCAACAAAGAGGTCAAAGTGGCCTTCAGGAAAATCCTTCCATTCTGCAAGAGAAATTAA